A part of Actinomycetota bacterium genomic DNA contains:
- a CDS encoding CoA-binding protein, with product MAKDLDKIFKPRSIAMVGASNVPSKWGSFLLVNLMAGGFPRERIFPVNPREKSIHGLPAYPSVADLPEAPDLAIITTPANTVPGLLEACAQRGITHVVVISSSFSEVGEEGARLERELIRVARSQNLTVVGPNTMGVVNAAHNLYAVGAPVHLRPGRISFVSQSGNVGANLLGWTMNQGIGFGKFVGSGNEALLHASDYIDYFGEDPDTSLILAYLEGVDDGRKLVEVVSRTSLSKPVIVIKSGRTEEGSRAAMSHTGSLAGSDEVYDAAFRQCGAIRADTSQEMLDLAKSFERLPLPAGDRLGIITLGGGWGVLATDATAMAGLRLAELDREVMEVCDRLLPPFWSHGNPVDLVGNIYIETHLAILEAMAASPQVDAVVVLGSLGTGTIIGLNVLVSQNLIMEMSEDALKSFFIELKERNLNLLARAKELMRTYGKPIVFVEMQFIGEENLRDLEAGETVIFTAPEKAAGILSKMLRYRRYLQRMGADRTWSNAG from the coding sequence ATGGCTAAGGACCTGGACAAGATCTTCAAGCCCCGCTCCATCGCCATGGTGGGGGCGTCCAACGTCCCCTCCAAGTGGGGCTCCTTTTTGCTGGTGAACCTTATGGCCGGGGGGTTTCCCCGGGAGAGGATATTCCCCGTTAACCCGCGGGAAAAGAGCATCCACGGCCTTCCCGCCTATCCCTCCGTCGCCGACCTGCCCGAGGCTCCCGACCTGGCCATCATCACCACTCCAGCCAACACCGTGCCCGGCTTGCTCGAGGCATGTGCCCAGCGCGGCATCACCCACGTGGTGGTCATCTCCTCCAGCTTCTCCGAGGTGGGGGAGGAAGGAGCCCGCCTGGAAAGGGAGCTGATCCGGGTGGCGCGCAGCCAGAACCTCACCGTGGTGGGACCCAACACCATGGGGGTGGTCAACGCCGCCCACAACCTCTACGCCGTCGGAGCCCCGGTGCACCTCAGGCCGGGGAGGATCTCCTTCGTCTCCCAGAGCGGAAACGTGGGCGCCAATCTCCTGGGGTGGACCATGAACCAGGGAATAGGTTTCGGGAAGTTCGTGGGCAGCGGCAACGAGGCCCTGCTTCACGCCTCCGACTACATAGATTACTTCGGAGAGGACCCCGATACCTCGCTCATCCTGGCCTACCTGGAGGGGGTGGACGACGGACGGAAGCTCGTGGAGGTCGTCTCCCGTACCAGCCTGAGCAAGCCGGTCATCGTCATCAAGTCCGGCCGCACCGAGGAGGGCAGCCGCGCGGCCATGTCCCATACCGGTTCCCTGGCCGGTTCCGACGAGGTCTACGACGCGGCCTTCCGCCAGTGCGGGGCCATCAGGGCGGACACCTCGCAGGAGATGCTGGACCTGGCTAAATCCTTCGAGAGGCTTCCCCTCCCCGCCGGGGACCGCCTGGGCATCATCACCCTGGGGGGAGGCTGGGGGGTACTGGCCACCGACGCCACGGCCATGGCCGGGCTTCGCCTGGCGGAGCTGGACCGGGAGGTCATGGAGGTGTGCGACCGCCTGCTTCCGCCCTTCTGGAGCCACGGCAACCCCGTGGACCTTGTGGGCAACATCTACATTGAGACCCACCTGGCCATCCTGGAGGCCATGGCCGCCTCCCCGCAAGTGGACGCCGTGGTGGTGCTGGGCTCCCTGGGAACGGGGACCATCATCGGCCTGAACGTGCTGGTCTCGCAGAACCTGATCATGGAGATGAGCGAGGACGCCCTAAAGAGTTTCTTCATCGAGCTCAAGGAGCGCAACCTCAACCTTCTCGCCCGGGCCAAGGAGCTCATGCGCACCTACGGGAAGCCCATCGTCTTCGTGGAGATGCAGTTCATCGGGGAGGAAAACCTGCGCGACCTGGAAGCCGGGGAGACGGTGATCTTCACCGCCCCGGAGAAGGCGGCGGGCATCCTTTCCAAGATGCTCCGTTACCGGCGCTACCTCCAGCGTATGGGTGCCGACCGCACCTGGTCCAACGCGGGATGA
- a CDS encoding integrase core domain-containing protein: protein MELICDLRREHPAWSKHKLAVILKRDYGIKISASSVGRIMRRKGLYDQRVQRRKSKAAKRKRRLRCERWMKKAFPGCLIQVDVKHLYFGGRKYYPFTAVDCFSRVAFSRVYSSASSACARAFLEEVKAYMPFSVLALQTDNGSEFLKHFDSATEEGLITHYFSHPYCPKDNAFVERKIQTEGYELWAFREGYTVKELNEILDEWNYTYNYERPHQGLGYLTPMEFLSQWMEESKDSELLSTM, encoded by the coding sequence GTGGAGCTCATCTGCGACCTGCGCAGGGAGCATCCCGCCTGGTCCAAGCACAAGCTGGCGGTGATCCTTAAAAGGGACTACGGCATAAAGATCTCCGCCTCCAGCGTGGGAAGGATCATGAGAAGAAAGGGACTCTACGACCAGCGGGTGCAAAGGAGGAAGAGCAAGGCCGCCAAAAGGAAGAGGCGCCTGCGCTGCGAGCGCTGGATGAAGAAGGCCTTTCCGGGATGCCTGATCCAGGTGGACGTGAAGCACCTCTACTTCGGGGGGAGGAAGTACTACCCGTTCACGGCGGTGGACTGCTTCTCTCGGGTGGCCTTCTCGCGGGTATATTCCTCCGCGAGCTCCGCCTGCGCCCGGGCCTTCTTAGAAGAGGTGAAGGCTTATATGCCGTTTTCCGTCCTCGCCCTGCAGACGGATAACGGCTCGGAGTTTTTGAAGCATTTCGATTCGGCCACGGAGGAGGGGCTCATCACCCATTATTTCAGCCATCCCTACTGCCCCAAGGACAATGCCTTCGTGGAGAGGAAGATCCAGACCGAGGGGTACGAGCTCTGGGCCTTCCGGGAGGGCTACACCGTGAAGGAGTTAAACGAGATACTGGATGAGTGGAATTACACGTACAATTACGAAAGGCCCCACCAGGGCCTGGGTTACCTCACTCCCATGGAGTTCCTGAGTCAGTGGATGGAGGAGAGCAAGGATAGTGAGTTACTGTCCACGATGTAG
- a CDS encoding response regulator — protein sequence MKTVAYIEDDPDMIDLVSIILRKHGYQVTGFTESREIVSRLEELKPELILLDLMMPHVDGLEVYKEIKSREGMAGVPVIIISAMKRAVEEIEREGEVKVEACLVKPFTIGELLETVNRVMGERES from the coding sequence ATGAAAACGGTTGCCTACATCGAGGACGACCCAGACATGATAGACCTGGTGTCCATCATCCTCCGCAAGCACGGGTACCAGGTCACCGGGTTTACCGAGAGCAGGGAAATAGTAAGCAGGCTGGAGGAATTGAAGCCTGAACTCATTCTCCTGGACCTGATGATGCCTCACGTGGACGGCCTGGAGGTTTACAAGGAGATAAAGAGCCGCGAGGGAATGGCCGGGGTGCCGGTGATCATCATCTCGGCCATGAAGAGGGCGGTGGAGGAGATAGAGAGGGAGGGAGAGGTAAAGGTGGAGGCTTGCCTGGTCAAACCCTTCACCATCGGTGAGCTCCTGGAGACGGTGAACAGGGTCATGGGTGAGCGGGAGTCGTGA
- a CDS encoding N-acetyltransferase: MSSTEERRDEYLDTPRGRVWIRAHARPDFIASLQLDGGMGIFAAPHYPPSRERKALERLASHPESNIIVAYTEEGVIVGFVAIAPPSPAERWGRLSGKGLLEAMAIEVSRGWRSLGIADKMLACAVKDDFFADKIVICTGYSWHWDLDSTGLSKEEYRRMLLRYLEKAGFLYYDTDEPNVNLDPANFFTAYIGPKVSEELSHEFERLLFKDPDWADFRGRPRTIAEVLGRNDLLPGGDDGVPGGNGGA; encoded by the coding sequence ATGAGTTCGACGGAGGAGCGAAGGGACGAATACCTGGACACGCCGCGCGGGAGGGTGTGGATAAGGGCCCACGCCCGCCCCGATTTCATCGCCTCGCTGCAGCTTGACGGTGGGATGGGCATCTTCGCCGCTCCCCACTATCCTCCTTCCCGCGAGAGGAAGGCCCTGGAGAGGCTGGCCTCCCATCCGGAGAGCAACATCATCGTGGCCTATACCGAGGAGGGTGTCATCGTGGGTTTCGTGGCCATAGCGCCCCCCAGTCCCGCCGAGAGATGGGGAAGGCTCTCCGGGAAGGGACTTCTGGAGGCCATGGCCATCGAGGTCAGCCGCGGCTGGCGGTCCCTGGGCATTGCGGACAAGATGCTCGCGTGCGCCGTCAAGGATGATTTCTTCGCCGACAAGATTGTCATCTGCACGGGGTACTCCTGGCACTGGGACCTGGATTCCACGGGGTTGAGCAAGGAGGAGTACCGCCGCATGCTCCTGCGCTACCTGGAGAAGGCCGGGTTCCTTTACTACGACACCGACGAGCCCAACGTCAACCTGGACCCGGCCAACTTCTTCACCGCCTACATCGGGCCCAAGGTCAGCGAGGAGCTGTCTCACGAATTCGAACGCCTGCTCTTCAAGGACCCGGATTGGGCGGATTTCCGCGGCCGCCCACGCACCATAGCCGAGGTGTTGGGGAGGAACGACCTCCTGCCCGGAGGTGACGACGGCGTGCCGGGCGGGAACGGAGGAGCCTGA
- a CDS encoding ATPase domain-containing protein has product MDMSEGAGRNENSERVPTGISGLDEMLGGGLLSNSVAVVKGAPGTGKSCIGVEYIAKGIRDYGEPGLIITFEEFPRQLYRDALSIGFDLREFERRDQLRTIFTTPAVFLREIQQPGGIFDRTIEEISVKRVFVDSMTQLERITQDPVELREIMYTFLNGLLRYDITAVVTQEDAYITGNMSVAEAGLSYIVDTIIQLRYVEISSSVDRAIFVLKHRASDHDKRIRRMSITSSGVKVEAAFEGREGILTGNPYVSRRVRRAEEFFK; this is encoded by the coding sequence ATGGATATGAGCGAGGGCGCGGGAAGGAACGAGAACTCGGAACGGGTCCCCACGGGAATCTCCGGGCTGGATGAGATGCTGGGGGGCGGCCTGCTCTCCAACTCCGTGGCCGTGGTAAAGGGTGCCCCCGGAACCGGCAAGAGTTGCATCGGCGTGGAATATATCGCCAAGGGGATAAGGGATTACGGCGAGCCGGGGCTGATCATAACCTTCGAGGAGTTCCCCCGACAGCTATACCGTGATGCCCTGTCCATAGGCTTCGACCTCCGGGAATTCGAGCGGCGTGACCAGCTGCGCACCATATTCACCACGCCGGCCGTCTTCCTGCGCGAGATCCAGCAGCCAGGGGGGATCTTCGACCGGACCATAGAGGAGATCTCTGTGAAGAGGGTCTTCGTGGACTCCATGACCCAACTGGAGCGCATCACCCAGGACCCGGTGGAGCTCCGGGAAATCATGTACACCTTCCTGAACGGCCTGCTCCGCTACGACATCACCGCCGTGGTCACCCAGGAGGACGCCTACATCACGGGCAATATGAGCGTGGCCGAGGCCGGGCTGTCCTACATCGTGGACACCATAATCCAACTCCGCTACGTGGAGATCAGTTCCAGCGTGGACAGGGCCATATTCGTGCTAAAGCACCGGGCCTCGGATCATGACAAGAGGATCAGGCGCATGAGCATAACCTCCTCGGGGGTGAAGGTGGAGGCCGCCTTCGAGGGGAGGGAGGGCATCCTGACCGGCAATCCTTACGTGAGCCGGCGGGTTCGCAGGGCGGAAGAGTTCTTCAAGTGA
- a CDS encoding zinc ribbon domain-containing protein: protein MRCPQCQAENPDDAQYCYLCYTRFGVRERSAEAEERARRLGEDNRGARLRCPNCGELSPVESPFCLRCGFVFEDIESLLVPEEQVRGYMEDKERRERLENEGLHSRPIPVEGDIDGVEVMRRVEDVLGGGYRARLQARGRQAIAHALKVLALLGEEMERKGKELILRVRLLDEQVVKDLEDLGLDIEAELVERSGGTE, encoded by the coding sequence ATGAGATGTCCGCAATGTCAGGCTGAGAATCCTGACGACGCCCAATACTGTTATCTCTGCTACACGCGCTTCGGGGTGCGGGAGAGGTCAGCGGAGGCGGAGGAAAGGGCGCGCCGCTTGGGGGAGGACAACCGCGGTGCGCGGCTGCGCTGTCCCAACTGCGGCGAGCTAAGCCCCGTGGAATCCCCCTTCTGTCTACGCTGCGGCTTCGTCTTCGAGGACATCGAGTCCCTGCTGGTACCGGAGGAGCAGGTCCGTGGATACATGGAGGACAAGGAGCGGAGGGAACGCCTGGAGAATGAGGGTCTGCATTCCCGTCCCATCCCGGTGGAAGGGGACATTGACGGAGTGGAGGTCATGCGCCGGGTGGAGGATGTCCTGGGCGGCGGATACAGGGCCCGCCTCCAGGCACGGGGACGACAGGCCATAGCCCATGCCCTGAAGGTCCTGGCCCTCCTGGGGGAGGAGATGGAGAGGAAGGGAAAGGAGCTCATTCTCAGGGTACGCCTGCTGGACGAACAGGTGGTGAAAGACCTCGAGGACTTGGGCTTGGACATCGAGGCGGAACTGGTGGAGCGTTCTGGAGGCACGGAGTGA
- a CDS encoding radical SAM protein: MRYRGLVIRPPSEADSYILQVTYGCSHNACTFCPTYKGMRFRPRPIEEIEEDIAAASRLIPYTRRVFLADGNALCLPSHRLEEILSLLRKAFPRLERVGIYANGRDINRKSRDELRRLVELGLGIVYLGLESGDDLVLRRVRKLDTCEEMVEAVLKAKEYGLLTSVIVLLGLGGKEGSLRHARLSAEAVSRMNPHYLSALTLMVVPGTPLYEEWRRGEFEMPDQAGLLEELREFISACRLENCVFRTNHASNYLPLKGILSRDKDKLLEIIDRAFRRPEMLRPEFMRGL; the protein is encoded by the coding sequence ATGCGATACCGCGGCCTTGTGATCAGGCCTCCCAGCGAGGCCGACAGCTACATCCTGCAGGTCACCTACGGGTGTTCCCACAACGCCTGCACCTTCTGTCCCACCTACAAGGGGATGCGCTTCCGCCCCCGGCCCATCGAGGAGATCGAGGAGGACATTGCCGCGGCGTCGCGCCTCATCCCCTACACCCGCCGCGTCTTCCTGGCCGACGGGAACGCCCTGTGCCTGCCGTCGCACAGGTTGGAGGAGATACTCAGCCTCCTGCGGAAGGCCTTTCCCCGCCTGGAGAGGGTGGGGATATACGCCAACGGCAGGGATATCAATCGCAAGTCCCGGGACGAGCTGCGCAGGCTGGTGGAACTGGGACTGGGCATCGTCTATCTGGGCCTGGAGAGTGGGGACGACCTCGTGCTCCGCAGGGTGCGCAAGCTGGACACCTGCGAGGAGATGGTGGAGGCGGTGCTCAAGGCCAAGGAATACGGGCTTCTGACCTCGGTCATAGTGCTGCTCGGACTGGGCGGAAAGGAGGGTTCCCTGCGCCACGCCCGCCTGAGCGCGGAGGCGGTATCCAGGATGAATCCCCATTACCTCAGCGCGCTCACCCTGATGGTGGTGCCGGGAACTCCCCTCTACGAGGAATGGAGGAGGGGGGAGTTCGAGATGCCGGACCAGGCGGGCCTCCTGGAGGAGCTGCGGGAATTCATCTCCGCCTGCCGGCTCGAGAACTGCGTCTTCCGCACCAACCATGCCTCCAATTATTTACCATTAAAGGGTATTCTTTCCAGGGACAAGGATAAGCTCCTGGAGATTATAGACCGGGCCTTCCGACGGCCGGAGATGTTGAGGCCGGAGTTCATGCGGGGACTTTAA
- the thrS gene encoding threonine--tRNA ligase encodes MKVRFGETEYRVEEGTTILDFLARTAGVEEDRAVAARLNGRAVDLTSPLEEGSLELITWDDEEGREIYRHTASHVMAHAVMELFPGTRLAVGPAIKDGFYYDFDLPETIGPEDLPRIERRMAEIVERDLPLRREVWSRAEAVEFFRGLGQDYKVELLKEIPEEEVTLYRQGDFVDLCRGPHLPSTGRLRHFKLLSLAGAYWKGDETRPMLQRIYGTAFDREEELVAYLDFLKEAERRDHRRLGRELDLFSFHEEAGPGVVFYHPRGAVLRGIIEDFLKEEHRKRGYQMVVTPHLFRGRLWHESGHMDYYRENMYVFEKEGMEYVVKPMNCPGHVLIYKTRPRSYRELPLKFFELGTVYRHERSGVLHGLMRVRGFTQDDAHIFCREDQLREQVEECLEFAFHSLRTFGFREFEVFLSTRPEKSVGSDELWEKATSALRDSLQEMGIPFQVDPGEGVFYGPKIDVKLKDAIGRSWQGPTVQADFNLPERFDLHYTGQDNRPHRPVVIHRVVLAGIERFYGVLLEHYAGELPPWLAPVQVVVVPIADRHLDYANRVREALAAEGMRVEVDDDRETVSMKVRKAQLQKIPFTLVVGDREVEGETVSVRDRAGRDVRGVPLREFADRLRKMVEERVTVAEWGS; translated from the coding sequence GTGAAGGTAAGGTTCGGGGAAACGGAATACCGCGTGGAGGAAGGAACCACTATCCTGGATTTCCTGGCCCGGACGGCTGGGGTGGAGGAGGACCGCGCGGTCGCCGCCCGCCTGAATGGGAGGGCCGTGGACCTCACCTCTCCGCTGGAGGAGGGCTCCCTGGAGCTCATCACCTGGGATGACGAGGAAGGTAGGGAAATATACCGCCATACCGCCTCACACGTCATGGCCCACGCGGTGATGGAGCTCTTTCCGGGGACCAGGCTGGCCGTGGGCCCGGCCATAAAGGACGGCTTCTATTACGATTTCGACCTCCCGGAGACCATCGGCCCGGAGGACCTGCCGCGCATCGAGCGGCGCATGGCGGAGATCGTCGAGCGGGACCTTCCGCTGCGCAGGGAGGTCTGGTCCCGCGCCGAGGCCGTGGAATTTTTCAGGGGCCTGGGCCAGGACTACAAGGTGGAGCTGCTGAAGGAGATCCCCGAGGAGGAGGTTACCCTCTACCGCCAGGGGGATTTCGTGGACCTCTGCCGGGGTCCTCACCTCCCCTCCACCGGTCGGCTGCGGCACTTCAAGCTCCTGAGCCTGGCCGGGGCTTACTGGAAGGGGGACGAGACGCGCCCCATGCTCCAGCGCATCTACGGGACGGCCTTCGACCGGGAGGAGGAGCTGGTCGCCTACCTCGACTTCCTGAAGGAGGCGGAGAGGAGGGACCACCGCAGGCTGGGAAGGGAGCTGGACCTCTTCAGCTTCCACGAGGAAGCGGGCCCGGGAGTGGTCTTCTACCATCCCCGCGGCGCGGTCTTGCGGGGCATCATCGAAGATTTCCTCAAGGAGGAGCATCGGAAAAGGGGCTACCAGATGGTCGTCACCCCCCACCTTTTCCGCGGCCGCCTGTGGCACGAGTCCGGGCACATGGACTACTACCGGGAGAACATGTACGTCTTCGAGAAGGAAGGTATGGAATACGTGGTCAAGCCCATGAACTGCCCTGGCCACGTGCTGATATACAAGACCCGGCCCCGTTCCTACCGGGAACTGCCCCTGAAATTCTTCGAGCTGGGGACGGTGTACCGCCACGAGAGGTCCGGGGTGCTGCACGGCCTCATGCGGGTGAGGGGTTTCACCCAGGATGACGCCCATATCTTCTGCCGCGAGGACCAGCTGCGGGAACAGGTGGAGGAATGTCTGGAGTTCGCCTTCCATTCCCTGCGCACCTTCGGCTTCCGCGAGTTCGAAGTCTTCCTGAGCACCCGCCCGGAGAAGTCGGTGGGGAGCGACGAGCTCTGGGAGAAGGCCACCTCCGCCTTGCGCGACTCCTTGCAGGAGATGGGCATCCCCTTCCAGGTGGACCCGGGGGAGGGGGTTTTTTACGGCCCCAAGATCGACGTTAAGCTCAAGGATGCCATCGGGAGGTCGTGGCAGGGGCCTACGGTGCAGGCGGATTTCAACCTCCCGGAGCGGTTCGACCTCCACTACACAGGGCAGGATAATCGTCCCCACCGCCCGGTGGTCATCCACCGCGTGGTGCTGGCCGGGATCGAGAGGTTCTACGGGGTTCTCCTCGAGCACTACGCGGGGGAGCTTCCGCCATGGCTGGCTCCGGTGCAGGTCGTGGTGGTCCCCATCGCCGACCGGCACCTGGATTACGCGAACCGGGTGCGGGAGGCCCTGGCGGCCGAGGGCATGCGGGTGGAGGTCGACGACGACCGGGAGACGGTGAGCATGAAGGTGAGGAAGGCCCAGCTCCAGAAGATACCCTTTACGCTGGTGGTCGGGGACCGCGAGGTGGAAGGGGAGACGGTATCTGTCCGGGACCGGGCGGGCCGGGACGTGCGCGGGGTCCCCCTCCGGGAGTTCGCGGACAGGCTGAGAAAAATGGTGGAAGAACGCGTCACCGTGGCGGAATGGGGGAGCTGA
- the aroF gene encoding 3-deoxy-7-phosphoheptulonate synthase, which produces MIVVMSEGATREQVEAVMRKIEEFGLKTHPIYGVRKTVIGVIGDDKTKIVETMAGYPGVEKIIPILKPYKFAARETHPQDTVIEVAGVRIGGDRVVVMAGPCAVESREQILNTARLVKMAGGSVLRGGAFKPRTSPYSFQGLGEEGLRYLAEAREETGLPVVTELTDPRLIDVFCQYTDIIQVGARNMQNFVLLTEIGRSGHPVLLKRGPSSKIEDLLLAAEYIIKEGNRNIILCERGISTFETYTRNTLDLSAVAALKQLTHLPVVVDPSHSVGIASLVPAMSLAAIAAGADGLLIEIHPNPNAALCDGPQSLDFETFSNLMGKLRKVAAAIGRTL; this is translated from the coding sequence TTGATCGTGGTCATGTCCGAGGGCGCCACCCGCGAACAGGTCGAAGCGGTGATGCGTAAGATCGAGGAGTTCGGCCTGAAGACCCATCCCATCTACGGTGTCCGCAAGACGGTTATCGGGGTCATCGGCGACGACAAGACCAAGATCGTGGAGACCATGGCCGGGTACCCCGGCGTGGAAAAGATAATCCCCATCCTCAAGCCCTACAAGTTCGCCGCCCGGGAGACCCACCCCCAGGACACAGTCATAGAGGTGGCGGGAGTGCGCATAGGAGGCGACCGGGTGGTGGTCATGGCAGGCCCCTGCGCGGTGGAAAGCCGAGAGCAGATACTCAACACCGCCCGGCTGGTGAAGATGGCCGGGGGCTCCGTCCTCCGGGGCGGGGCCTTCAAGCCCCGCACCAGCCCCTACAGTTTCCAGGGCCTGGGAGAGGAGGGACTGCGCTATCTTGCCGAGGCCCGCGAGGAGACCGGGCTCCCGGTGGTCACCGAGCTGACCGATCCCCGCCTCATCGACGTCTTCTGCCAGTACACGGACATCATCCAGGTCGGGGCGCGCAACATGCAGAACTTCGTCCTGCTCACGGAGATCGGCCGCAGCGGCCACCCCGTGCTGCTCAAGCGCGGCCCCAGCTCCAAGATAGAGGACCTGCTCCTGGCCGCCGAGTACATCATCAAGGAGGGCAACCGTAACATCATCCTTTGCGAGAGGGGCATAAGCACCTTCGAGACCTACACCCGCAACACCCTGGACCTCTCCGCCGTGGCCGCCCTGAAGCAGTTAACCCACCTCCCGGTGGTGGTGGACCCCAGCCACTCGGTGGGTATCGCCTCCCTGGTGCCCGCCATGTCCCTGGCTGCGATCGCGGCGGGGGCGGACGGCCTGCTCATCGAGATCCACCCCAACCCCAACGCCGCCCTGTGCGACGGGCCACAATCCTTGGATTTCGAGACCTTCTCCAACCTGATGGGCAAGCTGCGCAAGGTGGCTGCGGCCATCGGGAGGACCCTCTAA
- a CDS encoding helix-turn-helix domain-containing protein, with amino-acid sequence MKGSVGTTTSIYHTRLPHQRKLERLGKWLDLSKEARVRLSWLAHYKKHKNVSLTCRRFGISRNTLYKWVGRYHRLGPRGLEDLPGPPKGGGYPEYPGRRWSSSATCAGSIPPGPSTSWR; translated from the coding sequence ATGAAAGGAAGTGTAGGAACCACCACCAGCATCTATCATACCCGCCTTCCCCACCAGAGGAAACTGGAACGGTTGGGAAAGTGGCTCGACCTCTCCAAGGAGGCCAGGGTGAGGCTATCTTGGCTTGCCCACTACAAGAAGCACAAGAACGTGAGCCTCACCTGCCGGAGGTTCGGGATCTCGAGGAACACCCTCTACAAGTGGGTGGGAAGATATCACCGCCTAGGCCCCCGGGGCCTGGAGGACCTCCCCGGGCCCCCAAAAGGAGGAGGGTATCCAGAATACCCTGGCAGACGGTGGAGCTCATCTGCGACCTGCGCAGGGAGCATCCCGCCTGGTCCAAGCACAAGCTGGCGGTGA
- a CDS encoding M48 family metalloprotease, translating to MDIYSLVYANRRRLFALFGAFSLLVMGLSAAGVYLLRRYLSSETDYWLTLLLFWLLYLLYVVIRFALGGKWIFHQVAALPPGQADRRLEHALHAALLGAGTGDCIRLLEIPHPDINSFSFALPDGSHAVFVTRGVADKLPEREREAVMAHELAHIASGDTAMQSVLLRLAGPGNSLTRTNRLLTPTRQRELPALTLFTLLVLALLAALVRNRAPLPAPLYALSLLLLFAALVSLLPFMLLKLMRLFLDREREHYADLQAAYTLRDPEAVYLAVKHAAEDVRDLLLLPRNLDAVLFHPVVDYTSYRPFRTQPTMTERMRRLEECFPGLSPAGNRRRTET from the coding sequence GTGGACATCTATTCGCTGGTGTACGCGAACCGCCGGCGACTGTTCGCGCTCTTCGGCGCCTTTTCCCTCCTGGTCATGGGACTCTCCGCGGCCGGGGTCTACCTCTTGCGGCGTTATCTGTCCTCCGAAACGGATTACTGGTTGACCCTCCTGCTCTTCTGGCTGCTCTACCTCCTATACGTCGTCATCCGCTTCGCCCTGGGGGGAAAATGGATATTCCACCAGGTGGCGGCGCTCCCTCCCGGACAAGCGGACCGGAGGCTGGAGCACGCCCTCCACGCGGCCCTGCTGGGAGCGGGGACGGGCGATTGCATACGCCTGCTGGAGATCCCCCACCCGGACATCAACTCCTTCTCCTTCGCCCTTCCCGACGGCTCCCATGCCGTCTTCGTCACCCGGGGGGTCGCGGATAAGCTTCCGGAACGGGAAAGGGAAGCGGTCATGGCCCACGAGTTGGCCCACATCGCCTCCGGAGACACCGCCATGCAGAGCGTCCTCCTCCGCCTGGCGGGACCGGGCAATTCCCTCACCCGCACGAACCGGTTGCTCACACCGACGCGGCAGCGCGAGCTTCCCGCCCTTACCCTGTTCACCCTGCTGGTCCTCGCCCTGCTGGCCGCCCTGGTCCGCAACCGGGCTCCCCTGCCCGCCCCCCTTTACGCCCTCTCCCTCCTCCTGCTCTTCGCGGCCCTGGTCTCCCTTCTACCCTTCATGCTTCTCAAGCTCATGCGCCTCTTCCTCGACCGGGAGAGGGAACATTACGCCGACCTCCAGGCCGCTTACACCCTCCGCGACCCGGAGGCCGTCTACCTGGCGGTGAAACACGCTGCCGAGGACGTCCGGGACCTCCTCCTGCTCCCCCGGAACCTGGACGCCGTGCTCTTCCACCCGGTGGTGGATTACACTTCCTACCGGCCCTTTCGAACCCAGCCCACCATGACCGAGCGTATGCGCCGCCTGGAGGAATGCTTCCCCGGGCTCTCCCCCGCGGGGAACCGACGGCGCACGGAAACCTGA
- a CDS encoding CBS domain-containing protein: MLVKERMSIDPVTLSPDDTLREARRLIRELGLRRFPVVEEGKLVGIVTDRDVRQADMSSAVVQERRYVEYILDRIQVRGIMTPDPITVTPDTPLEKAARLILENKIGGLPVVEEGKLVGIITETDLIRTLVEMLESGHPS; this comes from the coding sequence GTGCTGGTAAAGGAACGCATGAGCATCGATCCCGTGACCCTTTCCCCCGACGATACCCTGCGGGAAGCGCGCCGCCTGATCAGGGAACTCGGTCTGCGCCGCTTCCCGGTGGTGGAGGAGGGGAAGCTGGTGGGCATAGTCACTGACCGGGACGTGCGCCAGGCGGACATGAGCTCGGCCGTGGTGCAGGAAAGGCGCTATGTGGAATACATCCTGGACCGCATACAGGTGCGGGGCATCATGACCCCGGACCCCATAACCGTGACCCCGGACACCCCCCTCGAGAAGGCGGCCCGGCTGATACTGGAGAACAAGATAGGCGGCCTCCCGGTGGTGGAGGAGGGGAAGCTGGTGGGCATCATCACCGAGACCGACCTCATAAGGACCCTGGTGGAGATGCTCGAGAGCGGGCATCCTTCCTGA